A DNA window from Pseudodesulfovibrio thermohalotolerans contains the following coding sequences:
- a CDS encoding helix-turn-helix domain-containing protein has product MAEDDVVDLTPVKTPEQLLKEEVGLYLKIVREAQGKPLRWVAQKLGCTSSFISQIEKGNASIPLDRVLDFSLAYDLPVPEFVRIVLVAMHNDTYRALMSILENDPEMAHAADQCHSTNDAKLRAKRRKILNPGLSSKSLDRMREFILKNQKPTYGEPVAGDS; this is encoded by the coding sequence ATGGCTGAAGATGACGTCGTTGACCTCACCCCTGTGAAAACCCCGGAGCAATTGCTGAAGGAAGAAGTCGGGCTTTATCTGAAGATTGTGCGGGAGGCTCAGGGCAAGCCCCTCAGATGGGTCGCCCAGAAGTTGGGGTGCACCAGCTCGTTTATATCCCAGATTGAAAAGGGGAACGCTTCGATTCCGCTGGATCGGGTACTGGACTTCTCCCTTGCCTATGATCTTCCTGTGCCGGAGTTCGTTCGAATTGTTCTCGTCGCCATGCACAACGACACTTATCGGGCGCTCATGAGCATACTGGAAAATGACCCGGAAATGGCCCATGCCGCCGATCAGTGCCACTCGACGAACGACGCGAAACTACGAGCCAAGCGCCGCAAAATTCTCAATCCGGGACTGAGCTCAAAATCGCTTGATCGAATGCGGGAATTTATCTTGAAGAACCAAAAGCCAACATATGGGGAACCGGTGGCAGGTGACTCGTGA
- the mobA gene encoding molybdenum cofactor guanylyltransferase, whose amino-acid sequence MDIAGIILAGGLGTRMGRVKKAFLTIRGQTIVDRLLAVYRPLFSEILISARDLDDFADYPYPLAPDKYEARSSLTGIHAGLVAMRASHGFMAACDGPFLQPGLVRALLEQAAPEDDVVIPLKDDGYVEPLCAVYSKRCLPFIEAQLQSENYRIIGFFDQVRVRKVPISLLRQGDPHQVSFFNVNTPDDLRQAERLAEELGI is encoded by the coding sequence ATGGACATCGCAGGCATCATTCTGGCCGGGGGGCTCGGCACCCGCATGGGCCGCGTCAAGAAGGCGTTTCTGACCATTCGGGGCCAAACCATTGTCGACCGGCTTCTCGCCGTCTACCGTCCCCTGTTCTCCGAAATTCTCATCTCCGCCCGCGATCTCGACGATTTCGCCGACTACCCCTACCCTCTCGCGCCGGATAAATACGAGGCCCGTTCCTCCCTGACCGGCATCCACGCCGGGCTGGTCGCCATGCGCGCTTCGCACGGCTTCATGGCCGCCTGTGACGGGCCGTTTCTTCAGCCCGGACTGGTACGCGCCCTTCTTGAACAGGCCGCCCCGGAAGACGACGTCGTCATTCCCCTCAAGGATGACGGCTACGTCGAACCCCTCTGCGCCGTCTACTCCAAGCGGTGCCTCCCGTTCATCGAGGCGCAGCTTCAGAGCGAAAACTACCGCATCATCGGATTCTTCGATCAGGTTCGGGTCAGAAAAGTTCCGATCTCCCTGCTCCGCCAGGGCGATCCCCACCAGGTATCCTTTTTCAATGTGAACACCCCCGACGACCTGAGGCAGGCCGAACGTCTGGCCGAAGAACTCGGGATTTAG
- a CDS encoding phenylacetate--CoA ligase family protein, whose product MTRKDRTEGIYSRREVLDESERRQYCQLQLKELLSYAYRYSEDVKKRFDRAQFNVDKFRTLNDLKHIPIIKKKELIFLQSMGPRLGGLLTKDLGELQRVFLSPGPIFDPEDRSEDYWGWTEGFYAAGFRSGDLAQITFNYHLAPAGLMFEEPLRNLSCAVVPAGPGNTNSQIEIMQKLRVTGYVGTPSYLMHLAQKAEEAGLSLRKDLFLEVAFVTGEKFSEKMRSTLEKKFDCIMRQGYGTADVGCIGYECFHKSGLHLSNRAYVEICHPDTGIPLKDGEVGEIVVTAFNRTYPLIRLATGDLGYLDRAPCACGRTSPRLGGIVGRVDTTARIKGMFVYPHQVEQVMARFEEVKRWQIEVTNPGGIDEMILSIEAGQFNQEDELLHLFREKIKLRPILKVLAPGTLPPQIRPIEDKRTWD is encoded by the coding sequence ATGACACGAAAAGACCGCACCGAGGGAATTTACTCCCGCCGCGAGGTGCTCGACGAGTCCGAGCGCAGGCAGTATTGCCAGTTGCAGTTGAAAGAGCTGCTCTCCTACGCCTATCGATATTCCGAAGACGTCAAGAAGCGATTCGACCGCGCGCAGTTCAATGTGGACAAGTTCCGCACGCTGAACGATCTCAAGCATATCCCTATCATTAAGAAAAAGGAACTCATTTTCCTCCAGTCCATGGGCCCCCGCCTCGGCGGACTGCTCACCAAGGACCTGGGCGAGCTCCAGCGCGTATTTCTCTCCCCCGGCCCGATCTTCGACCCCGAAGACCGCTCCGAGGACTACTGGGGATGGACCGAAGGCTTCTACGCCGCGGGCTTCCGCTCCGGCGACCTGGCCCAGATCACCTTCAACTACCATCTCGCGCCCGCCGGACTGATGTTCGAGGAACCCCTGCGCAACCTGTCCTGCGCCGTGGTGCCCGCCGGTCCCGGCAACACCAATTCGCAGATCGAGATCATGCAGAAGCTGCGCGTCACCGGCTACGTCGGCACTCCCAGCTACCTCATGCACCTGGCCCAGAAGGCCGAAGAGGCCGGTCTGTCCCTGCGCAAGGACCTCTTCCTCGAAGTGGCCTTCGTCACCGGCGAGAAGTTCTCCGAGAAGATGCGCTCCACCCTGGAAAAGAAATTCGACTGCATCATGCGCCAGGGCTACGGCACTGCGGACGTGGGCTGCATCGGCTACGAATGCTTCCACAAGTCCGGACTGCACCTGTCCAACCGCGCCTACGTCGAAATCTGCCACCCCGACACCGGCATTCCGCTCAAGGACGGCGAAGTCGGCGAGATCGTGGTCACCGCCTTCAACCGCACCTACCCGCTCATCCGACTGGCCACCGGCGATCTCGGATACCTGGACCGCGCCCCGTGCGCCTGCGGCCGCACCTCCCCGCGCCTGGGCGGCATCGTCGGCCGCGTGGACACCACCGCCCGCATCAAGGGCATGTTCGTCTACCCCCACCAGGTGGAGCAGGTCATGGCCCGGTTCGAAGAGGTCAAACGCTGGCAGATCGAAGTCACCAACCCCGGCGGCATCGACGAGATGATCCTGTCCATCGAGGCGGGTCAGTTCAACCAGGAGGACGAGCTGCTCCATCTCTTCCGCGAGAAGATCAAGCTGCGCCCCATCCTCAAGGTCCTCGCCCCCGGAACCCTGCCCCCGCAGATCCGGCCCATCGAAGACAAGCGCACCTGGGACTAA
- a CDS encoding arsenic resistance protein, producing the protein MFKMLQKLTKNLIYAIPAMMLAGFVYGLWADTGWLKAAIVPFTFLMVYPMMVTLKIRKVFEGGDAKAQILTQLINFGLTPFLAFGVGLLFFRDNPYMALGLLLAGLVPTSGMTISWTGFAKGNMSAAVKMTVIGLIAGSLATPLYVQALMGTAIEMQISAVFKQILFIVFLPMALGYLTQRFLVKRYGQERFQRELGPKFPGLSTVGVLGIVFVALALKAKTIAAAPGVLLDILVPLVLLYGVNFLISTFVGRSLLPRGDAIALVYGSVMRNLSIALAIAINAFGAQGSDAALVIAMAYIIQVQSAAWYVRFTHKVFGLPEELAQPA; encoded by the coding sequence ATGTTCAAGATGTTGCAGAAACTGACCAAAAACCTGATCTATGCCATCCCCGCGATGATGCTCGCCGGGTTCGTCTACGGCCTGTGGGCGGACACCGGCTGGCTCAAGGCGGCCATCGTCCCGTTCACCTTCCTCATGGTCTATCCCATGATGGTCACGCTCAAGATTCGCAAGGTTTTTGAGGGGGGCGACGCCAAGGCGCAAATCCTGACACAGCTCATTAATTTCGGGCTGACTCCCTTCCTGGCCTTCGGCGTCGGCCTCCTCTTTTTCCGCGACAACCCGTACATGGCTCTTGGGCTGCTGCTCGCCGGGCTGGTGCCCACCAGCGGCATGACCATATCCTGGACCGGGTTTGCCAAGGGCAATATGTCTGCCGCAGTGAAGATGACGGTCATCGGGCTCATCGCCGGATCGTTGGCCACCCCGCTCTATGTCCAGGCCCTCATGGGCACGGCCATCGAGATGCAGATCTCCGCCGTGTTCAAGCAGATTCTGTTCATCGTCTTCCTGCCCATGGCGCTCGGCTATCTGACCCAGCGGTTCCTGGTGAAACGGTATGGGCAGGAGCGGTTCCAACGCGAGTTGGGGCCAAAGTTCCCCGGCCTGTCCACCGTGGGCGTGCTCGGCATCGTTTTCGTGGCCCTGGCGCTCAAGGCGAAAACCATTGCGGCCGCTCCCGGCGTGCTGCTCGATATTCTCGTGCCTCTCGTCCTGCTCTACGGCGTCAATTTCCTGATTTCCACTTTCGTGGGCAGATCGCTTCTCCCGCGTGGCGACGCCATCGCCCTGGTCTACGGATCGGTCATGCGCAACCTGTCCATCGCCCTGGCCATCGCCATCAACGCCTTCGGTGCGCAGGGCTCCGACGCCGCCTTGGTCATCGCCATGGCCTACATCATCCAGGTCCAGTCCGCCGCCTGGTACGTCCGCTTCACGCATAAGGTTTTCGGCCTTCCCGAAGAGCTTGCGCAACCGGCCTGA
- a CDS encoding Crp/Fnr family transcriptional regulator: MQPLDLKNEISAFPIFAKLDESQLDRLAEHAEVLRFPKKSLFFSEDNSAQGLHVLLSGQVKLFRLAEDGKEQTIFVFGPGEPFCLCSTFSDGKLPANLGALEDSRVLFIRPPEFERLVREDPTILLTMMRVMSRRLKEAMNMIDSLSLKQVPSRLMAYFESRHRDGRVTLDLSHRELAKIIGITPEALSRTLRKMADNGEIRMDGTDIIILSQAD; this comes from the coding sequence ATGCAGCCACTCGACCTCAAGAACGAAATCAGCGCGTTTCCGATCTTCGCCAAACTCGATGAGTCCCAGCTCGACAGGCTGGCCGAACACGCCGAAGTCCTGCGCTTTCCGAAAAAATCCCTGTTCTTCAGCGAGGACAACTCAGCCCAGGGGCTACACGTGCTCCTGTCCGGCCAAGTCAAACTCTTCCGGCTGGCCGAGGACGGCAAGGAGCAGACCATCTTCGTCTTCGGCCCGGGCGAACCCTTCTGCCTTTGCTCCACCTTTTCCGACGGCAAGCTGCCCGCCAACCTAGGCGCGCTCGAAGACAGCCGCGTCCTCTTCATTCGGCCTCCCGAGTTCGAACGGCTCGTCCGGGAAGACCCGACCATCCTCCTGACCATGATGCGGGTCATGTCCCGACGGCTCAAGGAGGCCATGAACATGATCGACTCCCTGTCCCTCAAGCAGGTCCCGTCCAGGCTCATGGCCTACTTCGAAAGCCGACACCGCGACGGCCGCGTAACCCTTGATCTCTCCCACCGCGAACTCGCCAAAATCATCGGCATCACCCCGGAAGCCCTGTCGCGCACACTGCGCAAGATGGCCGACAACGGCGAAATCCGCATGGACGGAACCGATATCATCATCCTGTCGCAAGCCGACTGA
- a CDS encoding DUF2784 domain-containing protein — MTDGAPAFWADVVLAVHFAVAAFIVLGLPAIWIGAAAGWRFARNRGFRWTHAALMGFVLAETVAGSLCPLTKWEAALRRAAGQEGGEPVSCVQYWLGRVLFPDIDPAWFAGIYAAFFGLVILTLFLVPVRKAEKPAAREND, encoded by the coding sequence ATGACGGACGGCGCACCGGCCTTCTGGGCGGACGTCGTGTTGGCCGTCCATTTCGCGGTCGCGGCCTTCATCGTCCTGGGCCTGCCCGCCATATGGATCGGAGCGGCGGCCGGATGGAGGTTCGCACGAAACAGAGGGTTCCGCTGGACCCACGCGGCCCTCATGGGCTTTGTCCTGGCCGAAACCGTTGCAGGCAGCCTTTGCCCCCTGACCAAATGGGAAGCGGCCCTGCGCCGCGCTGCCGGCCAAGAGGGCGGAGAACCTGTTTCGTGCGTGCAATACTGGCTGGGCCGGGTGTTGTTTCCCGACATCGATCCGGCCTGGTTCGCCGGAATTTATGCCGCGTTCTTCGGTCTCGTGATCCTGACCCTGTTCCTCGTTCCGGTCCGAAAAGCGGAAAAACCTGCCGCCCGAGAGAACGACTAA
- a CDS encoding PIG-L deacetylase family protein, producing MKIKYDKVLCFFAHPDDETLAMGGTIAKLVEANVHVKVVISNTGIASRRDKLSEEDVASQLQNLKEDCSKALCNLGILHDDIILGEFSDNESDKHTLLELNHWIEPILDDFMPDAIFTHHRFCTNIDHQYCYNSAVVATRPGLNFNIDFYTCEVPSSTGYLKPTQFEPNCFVGLEERHVSAKIKSMNTYKGEARPYPHPRSGEVLKALAQVRGSEAGCFFAEAFMLNRLYPL from the coding sequence ATGAAAATCAAGTACGATAAAGTATTATGTTTTTTTGCTCACCCCGACGATGAGACCCTCGCGATGGGGGGGACAATAGCTAAGCTCGTTGAGGCGAACGTGCATGTCAAAGTTGTTATTTCCAATACAGGAATTGCTTCCAGAAGAGATAAGTTGTCAGAAGAAGATGTAGCCTCTCAATTGCAAAATTTGAAGGAAGATTGCTCAAAAGCTTTATGTAATCTAGGCATTTTACATGATGACATTATACTGGGAGAATTTTCTGACAACGAAAGCGATAAACATACGCTTCTTGAGTTGAATCATTGGATTGAACCTATTCTTGATGATTTTATGCCAGATGCGATTTTCACACACCATAGATTTTGCACGAATATTGATCATCAGTATTGTTATAATTCTGCTGTCGTAGCAACAAGGCCAGGACTTAATTTCAATATAGATTTTTACACATGCGAAGTCCCTAGTTCAACAGGGTACCTGAAGCCGACACAGTTTGAGCCAAACTGTTTTGTCGGTTTAGAAGAAAGGCATGTTTCCGCAAAGATCAAATCAATGAATACCTATAAGGGAGAGGCTCGTCCTTACCCGCATCCCCGATCGGGGGAAGTCCTGAAAGCCCTTGCCCAAGTGCGTGGTTCAGAAGCTGGATGTTTTTTTGCCGAAGCGTTTATGCTCAACCGCCTTTATCCATTATGA
- a CDS encoding site-specific integrase: protein MPYKEGKRWRGAVRYTPTDGSRQIRRTQLFDKMKDAEKWENKTREALELADAEKRKDMHRVGLEVLAGDWANAYMDYATATWSKGSCSDKRLAFRRLFEMTARPTQLVHEISPVVALNHLSRLKKQTTGNTANRDRKNLAAAWKWGARYLGMDKTNPFRSVDKFPEQRHPRWVPPLEDYRKAVDAATPLQQQLLLLAFHTAARRGELWKLKWSEVNLATGMIGFWTNKRRSGNAEFDELPISGMLRAHLAEWKLMSRDEELVFGSRFEGLLDINNRWLRRLCADVGVRNFGYHGIRHLSASIAIHNGATIVEVQQLLRHKSIATTQRYIHKVKKSTGAVDALDAAWRDDGDREPPALKLVR, encoded by the coding sequence ATGCCTTACAAGGAAGGAAAACGGTGGCGTGGGGCCGTGCGGTACACACCCACCGACGGGTCGCGGCAGATCAGGCGCACCCAGCTCTTTGACAAAATGAAAGACGCGGAAAAATGGGAAAATAAGACCCGAGAAGCCTTGGAGCTCGCCGATGCGGAAAAACGAAAGGACATGCATCGCGTGGGCCTGGAAGTGTTGGCCGGAGATTGGGCGAATGCCTACATGGATTACGCCACGGCCACATGGTCCAAGGGAAGTTGCTCAGACAAGCGCCTTGCCTTTCGGCGTTTGTTCGAAATGACGGCAAGACCGACACAGCTGGTTCATGAGATCAGCCCTGTGGTGGCCCTGAACCATCTGAGCCGACTCAAGAAGCAGACCACGGGGAACACGGCCAATCGGGACAGGAAAAACCTTGCCGCCGCCTGGAAGTGGGGTGCGCGGTATCTGGGCATGGACAAAACGAATCCGTTCCGATCCGTGGACAAGTTCCCCGAGCAGCGTCACCCGAGGTGGGTTCCGCCCCTGGAGGACTACCGCAAGGCCGTGGATGCGGCGACACCCCTGCAACAGCAACTGCTTCTGCTGGCGTTTCACACGGCTGCCCGTCGGGGCGAACTGTGGAAGCTCAAGTGGTCGGAAGTCAATCTGGCCACGGGCATGATCGGTTTCTGGACCAACAAGCGCAGAAGCGGGAATGCCGAGTTCGACGAGCTGCCCATTTCCGGCATGCTCAGGGCGCACCTGGCGGAATGGAAGCTGATGTCCAGGGACGAGGAACTGGTGTTCGGAAGCCGGTTCGAAGGCCTTCTGGACATCAACAACCGCTGGCTGCGGCGGCTGTGCGCCGACGTCGGCGTGAGGAACTTCGGTTATCACGGAATCCGCCACCTGTCCGCAAGCATTGCGATCCACAATGGGGCGACCATCGTGGAAGTGCAGCAGTTGCTTCGTCACAAGTCCATTGCAACGACCCAGCGGTACATCCACAAGGTCAAGAAAAGCACCGGCGCGGTGGATGCCCTGGATGCGGCCTGGCGGGATGACGGGGACAGGGAACCGCCTGCCCTTAAACTGGTCCGGTGA
- a CDS encoding integrase domain-containing protein, whose translation MGKSDSLKYAVNRATLSGPKTKQYRIRQNGRFFVKTLRRVGFGVQKWSKLTNKHFQRVADVMRSDGVGDGRIAEVFSAARHLCDAYGNDRISGNNDTFGVKRGSIANQASRTVSPEVVEESLTSMRNDASFRHAGRAAVQIELMYELGLRREESAKLDLPSDWDRENHSLLVQYGTKGGRPRTLYDLSPRQEAALGRAAEYVSPSNRKGIHNLMPEGMGDNWLHRLDYAARKHGLAGKNAGGTLHGLRHERFHQMYVNHAGFEPPNQHESVQVFQEAAQATVGDEWPRLDNEARDAIEEAAGHSPGRRDISNAYLGSSY comes from the coding sequence ATGGGAAAATCCGACAGCCTCAAGTATGCGGTAAACCGGGCAACCTTGTCCGGTCCGAAAACGAAACAGTACCGAATCCGCCAAAACGGACGCTTCTTTGTGAAGACGCTGCGAAGGGTTGGGTTTGGGGTCCAGAAATGGTCCAAACTGACGAACAAGCACTTCCAGCGCGTGGCGGATGTCATGCGCTCGGACGGTGTGGGTGATGGTCGGATAGCCGAGGTGTTCAGTGCCGCCAGGCATCTTTGCGACGCTTACGGAAACGACCGCATCAGCGGGAACAACGACACTTTCGGGGTCAAGCGCGGGTCCATAGCCAACCAGGCGTCCCGCACGGTCAGCCCGGAAGTTGTTGAAGAATCCCTGACCAGCATGCGGAACGACGCGTCGTTCCGGCATGCTGGTCGGGCGGCGGTCCAGATCGAGTTAATGTATGAGCTCGGGCTGCGACGAGAAGAATCCGCCAAACTGGATTTGCCCAGTGACTGGGACAGGGAAAACCATAGCCTGCTCGTACAATACGGGACCAAGGGCGGCAGGCCCCGGACCCTGTACGACTTGTCCCCGCGACAGGAAGCAGCTCTTGGCCGAGCCGCGGAATACGTGTCCCCCTCCAACAGGAAGGGTATCCACAACCTCATGCCCGAGGGCATGGGCGACAACTGGCTGCACCGGCTGGACTATGCGGCCAGGAAACACGGCCTTGCGGGTAAGAATGCCGGAGGAACCCTGCACGGCCTTCGGCACGAAAGGTTTCATCAAATGTATGTGAATCACGCTGGCTTTGAGCCGCCCAACCAGCACGAGAGCGTGCAGGTGTTCCAGGAGGCAGCCCAGGCAACGGTCGGGGACGAATGGCCCCGGCTCGACAACGAAGCGCGAGACGCCATCGAGGAAGCGGCAGGGCATTCCCCCGGTCGCCGTGACATATCGAACGCCTACCTGGGCAGTTCCTATTAG
- a CDS encoding DNA-methyltransferase, whose translation MIDLRKQDHLGVTSSSENGDIHNNDAFLFLGNCPAHRYEAIITDPPYEIGIAGKDWDCKKLRIDVLAYQFHRVLKPGGNVFVFCSDFQFGDWYCELSRYFPKLRKFAWCKPDSVGFNKGMFQESFELGLHACSEDSFFDDQKYYKNHMVTGKTSGKERLMPDPDEEWSEKKGEKALHPTQKPLKVVEDLVAALSKEGDTILDPFAGTGTLGVAAKKLGRKFEMVEYGFRNHIAAWDRIRGEE comes from the coding sequence GTGATTGATTTACGGAAACAAGACCATCTTGGGGTAACCTCGTCGTCTGAAAATGGAGACATTCACAACAATGACGCATTTCTATTTTTGGGAAATTGCCCTGCCCACAGGTACGAGGCCATAATCACAGACCCACCTTACGAGATCGGAATTGCCGGCAAGGATTGGGATTGCAAAAAGCTGCGGATCGACGTTCTGGCTTATCAATTCCATCGTGTTCTGAAACCTGGCGGCAATGTCTTTGTATTTTGCTCGGATTTTCAATTCGGCGACTGGTATTGTGAACTTTCGCGCTACTTCCCCAAACTGCGCAAGTTTGCCTGGTGCAAGCCCGACTCCGTCGGGTTCAACAAGGGTATGTTTCAGGAAAGCTTCGAACTTGGGTTGCATGCGTGCTCGGAAGACTCATTTTTCGATGATCAAAAATACTACAAAAATCATATGGTCACTGGGAAAACATCGGGGAAAGAACGGCTGATGCCTGACCCCGACGAAGAATGGTCAGAGAAAAAAGGCGAAAAAGCCCTTCATCCCACACAAAAACCGCTGAAAGTGGTCGAAGATCTGGTTGCGGCATTGAGCAAAGAAGGTGACACCATTCTTGATCCCTTTGCCGGCACCGGAACGCTTGGGGTTGCAGCCAAAAAACTGGGCAGGAAATTCGAGATGGTCGAGTACGGCTTCCGGAACCACATTGCGGCATGGGACCGGATTCGAGGGGAAGAGTAA
- a CDS encoding helix-turn-helix domain-containing protein, which produces MTYRTPTWAVPIRCGPAISRRGRFFILFPLQPFDFAHAGSVELVCWASGCPAQRNRLKVVNVDNVLTVKQVAQLLGISESLVRRRDMKVRLKAFIVGTRGIRFHREHVDAYLARNTVRASDQPDDIPVARKRRRKNLTDKHKLWQRESK; this is translated from the coding sequence GTGACATATCGAACGCCTACCTGGGCAGTTCCTATTAGATGCGGCCCCGCCATTTCCCGGCGGGGTCGTTTTTTTATTCTTTTCCCCCTCCAGCCGTTTGACTTTGCGCATGCCGGGAGTGTTGAACTGGTGTGTTGGGCGTCAGGATGTCCGGCTCAACGAAACCGGTTGAAGGTCGTGAACGTGGATAATGTGTTGACGGTTAAACAAGTTGCCCAGCTTTTGGGAATTTCCGAAAGCCTTGTCAGGCGTCGCGATATGAAGGTTCGCTTGAAAGCCTTCATTGTCGGAACGCGTGGAATCCGGTTTCACCGGGAACACGTGGACGCCTACCTGGCTCGCAACACCGTTAGGGCGTCGGATCAGCCAGACGATATCCCTGTAGCCAGAAAGCGGCGGCGTAAGAATTTGACCGACAAACACAAACTGTGGCAGCGTGAATCCAAGTAA
- a CDS encoding alpha/beta hydrolase — MWTILKIAAAAGTVYGGMAAWVFCAQNGLVYCPRNELADTPDGNGLAFEDVWLENALGTRIHAWWLPCEGEERVLLFCHGNGGNISHLMESYRIFHDLGLSVLVFDYSGYGQSGGRPSEKATRADALAAWDWLVKIRDVKPRDIIVFGRSLGGGVAARLTADLTRRGEEPGGLILESTFTSLTDMGAKQYPWLPVRWLIQHRYDSLRALSEVRTPALFLHSPDDELVPYAMGRELYETYEGPKLFWGLTGDHNHGFLTSPGYTDGFRRFLAGLPGHCR; from the coding sequence ATGTGGACGATTTTGAAGATAGCGGCGGCCGCAGGGACCGTCTATGGAGGCATGGCGGCATGGGTGTTCTGCGCCCAGAACGGACTGGTCTATTGCCCGAGGAACGAATTGGCGGATACGCCGGACGGAAACGGGCTGGCATTCGAGGACGTGTGGCTGGAAAACGCGCTCGGCACGAGGATTCACGCATGGTGGCTGCCCTGCGAGGGCGAGGAGCGGGTCCTGCTGTTCTGCCACGGCAACGGGGGCAACATCTCCCACCTGATGGAATCGTACAGGATATTTCACGATCTCGGGTTGTCCGTGCTGGTTTTCGACTACTCGGGATACGGGCAAAGCGGCGGCAGGCCATCGGAAAAGGCCACCAGGGCCGATGCGCTGGCAGCGTGGGACTGGCTGGTGAAGATCCGCGACGTCAAGCCGCGCGACATTATCGTGTTCGGGCGCAGTCTGGGCGGCGGCGTGGCGGCACGGCTGACGGCGGACCTGACGCGGCGGGGCGAAGAACCCGGCGGACTAATCCTGGAATCCACCTTCACCTCGTTGACGGACATGGGGGCGAAGCAATACCCCTGGCTGCCGGTCCGCTGGCTGATCCAGCATCGATACGACAGCCTGCGCGCCCTATCCGAAGTTCGGACGCCCGCCCTGTTCCTGCACAGCCCCGACGACGAGCTCGTGCCCTACGCCATGGGCCGGGAGCTGTACGAGACATACGAAGGCCCCAAGTTGTTCTGGGGACTGACCGGTGACCACAACCACGGCTTTCTGACGTCCCCAGGCTATACGGACGGGTTCCGCCGATTCCTGGCGGGGCTGCCGGGCCACTGCCGATGA